In Sander lucioperca isolate FBNREF2018 chromosome 21, SLUC_FBN_1.2, whole genome shotgun sequence, the following proteins share a genomic window:
- the sp100.1 gene encoding nuclear body protein SP140 isoform X2, giving the protein MDPMDWLENEELLRFFHRHKTEMSCLEKPHTFLSQLRDHDLVAEDKYKKVSRMKSKDNMRKGLYEILDWLERKQSERIKTFWSCVFKETIMNQYPTLRLLHKSLLDGSFHFEVPESVEKEEADEGKRKELSEDEEEGEKKQKTSVKQKRKLRSRSVCDNDDEEEEQAGPSSQFTPRKKSKKLRFSSPLKKGEKNDIWSWPIYKLQLPVTCGDRDGTLNRHRLAKGEKCIVVEKKWLTPSEFERIAGKQSNKNWKWSIKCMGTPLGKLIQEGHLKAGKYKGGCKKAKQPLFPSDHLTVSDREEDEEEDCDLDMEEQVSSSSRESFTDVTDEGGELEEQTEQQPEASNDSGRKVFKVTCGALAGTLHKKRFASGTCGKSIRTETTWMTPVEFVKKALDQTSSCWRKDIQWEGEPISVLLEAKTLEVHSLLCICKLCKPDCKDLENQKNDDECNICKTGEEEEEELVVCDHCPRSFHQKCHLPHVEDALLGDNSLWMCTFCVFRTTKEWLYMDELEREAAMSRQISHCMLQCQYLLLYLCDADEDQIFTTNPCLYLLDYSTKITTPMWLGNVADKLQKQLYQTVGEFVSDVQLIFTNCASYNRDKAEFLAMGNRLKNLFDEEFNNVFNIKEQTVE; this is encoded by the exons ATGGACCCGATGGATTGGCTTGAGAATGAGGAACTTTTGCGGTTTTTCCACCGCCATAAAACCGAAATGTCCTGCCTGGAGAAACCGCACACCTTTCTCAGCCAGCTCAGGGACCACGACCTGGTCGCAGAGGACAAATACAAA AAAGTCAGTCGCATGAAGAGTAAAGACAACATGAGGAAAGGTCTTTATGAAATTCTGGACTGGTTGGAGAGAAAACAATCGGAGCGCATCAAGACGTTCTGGAGTTGCGTCTTCAAGGAGACCATCATGAACCAGTATCCCACCCTGCGGCTTCTGCACAAAAGTCTCCTGGACG GGTCTTTCCATTTTGAAGTGCCCGAGAGCGTGGAAAAGGAAGAGGCAGATGAAGGGAAAAGGAAGGAGCTTTcagaagatgaggaggagggagagaagaagcAAAAAACCTCTGTGAAACAGAAGAGAAAACTAAGAAGCAGGAGCGTGTGCGAtaatgatgatgaggaggaggagcaggccGGTCCATCATCTCAGTTCACTCCAAGGAAAAAATCCAAGAAACTACGCTTCT cCTCTCCCCTGAAGAAGGGAGAGAAGAACGACATTTGGTCCTGGCCCATCTATAAGCTCCAGCTGCCTGTGACCTGTGGAGACCGGGACGGGACACTGAACAGACACCGACTGGCTAAAG GGGAGAAGTGCATTGTGGTTGAGAAAAAGTGGTTAACTCCCAGTGAATTTGAGAGGATTGCGGGAAAGCAGAGCAATAAGAACTGGAAGTGGAGCATTAAATGTATGGGCACCCCACTGGGAAAACTAATACAG GAAGGTCACCTGAAAGCAGGGAAGTACAAAGGAGGGTGTAAAAAG GCCAAGCAGCCCCTGTTCCCATCTGATCATTTAACAG TGTCTGAcagagaagaagatgaagaggaggactGTGACCTGGACATGGAAGAACAGGTTTCGTCAAGCAGCAGAGAAAGTTTCACAGATGTGACAG ATGAAGGAGGAGAGCTGGAGGAACAGACTGAGCAGCAGCCAGAAGCCAGCAATGACAGTGGCAGGAAGGTGTTCAAAGTTACATGTGGAGCTTTAGCAGGGACCTTACACAAAAAACGATTTGCGTCGG GGACTTGTGGGAAGAGTATTCGCACTGAGACGACCTGGATGACCCCAGTGGAGTTTGTGAAGAAGGCGTTAGATCAGACAAGTAGCTGCTGGAGGAAAGACATCCAGTGGGAAGGGGAACCAATCAGTGTCCTCTTGGAG GCAAAGACCTTGGAGGTCCACTCACTGCTGTGCATCTGCAAACTGTGCAAACCAGATTGTAAAGACCTG GAGAATCAGAAAAACGATGATGAGTGTAACATCTGTAAAactggagaagaagaagaagaagagttgGTGGTGTGTGATCACTGCCCCCGCTCCTTCCACCAGAAATGTCACCTGCCTCATGTAGAAGACGCCTTGTTAGG GGACAATAGTCTATGGATGTGTACATTCTGTGTATTTCGAACCACTAAAGAGTGGCTTTACATGGATGAGCTGGAAAGAGAAGCAGCCATGTCTCGCCAAATATCCCATTGCATGCTG CAATGCCAGTATCTCCTTCTGTATCTGTGCGATGCTGACGAGGATCAAATATTTACTACAAACCCATGCCTCTAT TTGTTAGACTACTCCACTAAGATCACGACTCCGATGTGGCTGGGTAATGTAGCAGACAAACTTCAGAAGCAACTCTACCAGACTGTTGGAGAGTTTGTGTCCGACGTCCAGCTCATTTTCACCAACTGTGCTTCATACAACAGA gacaAGGCGGAATTCCTCGCCATGGGCAACAGACTGAAGAATTTATTTGATGAGGAATTTAACAATGTGTTCAACATCAAAGAACAGACTGTTGAATGA
- the sp100.1 gene encoding nuclear body protein SP140 isoform X1, translated as MDPMDWLENEELLRFFHRHKTEMSCLEKPHTFLSQLRDHDLVAEDKYKKVSRMKSKDNMRKGLYEILDWLERKQSERIKTFWSCVFKETIMNQYPTLRLLHKSLLDGSFHFEVPESVEKEEADEGKRKELSEDEEEGEKKQKTSVKQKRKLRSRSVCDNDDEEEEQAGPSSQFTPRKKSKKLRFSSPLKKGEKNDIWSWPIYKLQLPVTCGDRDGTLNRHRLAKGEKCIVVEKKWLTPSEFERIAGKQSNKNWKWSIKCMGTPLGKLIQEGHLKAGKYKGGCKKAKQPLFPSDHLTVSDREEDEEEDCDLDMEEQVSSSSRESFTDVTDEGGELEEQTEQQPEASNDSGRKVFKVTCGALAGTLHKKRFASGTCGKSIRTETTWMTPVEFVKKALDQTSSCWRKDIQWEGEPISVLLEAKTLEVHSLLCICKLCKPDCKDLLSRLSWQENQKNDDECNICKTGEEEEEELVVCDHCPRSFHQKCHLPHVEDALLGDNSLWMCTFCVFRTTKEWLYMDELEREAAMSRQISHCMLQCQYLLLYLCDADEDQIFTTNPCLYLLDYSTKITTPMWLGNVADKLQKQLYQTVGEFVSDVQLIFTNCASYNRDKAEFLAMGNRLKNLFDEEFNNVFNIKEQTVE; from the exons ATGGACCCGATGGATTGGCTTGAGAATGAGGAACTTTTGCGGTTTTTCCACCGCCATAAAACCGAAATGTCCTGCCTGGAGAAACCGCACACCTTTCTCAGCCAGCTCAGGGACCACGACCTGGTCGCAGAGGACAAATACAAA AAAGTCAGTCGCATGAAGAGTAAAGACAACATGAGGAAAGGTCTTTATGAAATTCTGGACTGGTTGGAGAGAAAACAATCGGAGCGCATCAAGACGTTCTGGAGTTGCGTCTTCAAGGAGACCATCATGAACCAGTATCCCACCCTGCGGCTTCTGCACAAAAGTCTCCTGGACG GGTCTTTCCATTTTGAAGTGCCCGAGAGCGTGGAAAAGGAAGAGGCAGATGAAGGGAAAAGGAAGGAGCTTTcagaagatgaggaggagggagagaagaagcAAAAAACCTCTGTGAAACAGAAGAGAAAACTAAGAAGCAGGAGCGTGTGCGAtaatgatgatgaggaggaggagcaggccGGTCCATCATCTCAGTTCACTCCAAGGAAAAAATCCAAGAAACTACGCTTCT cCTCTCCCCTGAAGAAGGGAGAGAAGAACGACATTTGGTCCTGGCCCATCTATAAGCTCCAGCTGCCTGTGACCTGTGGAGACCGGGACGGGACACTGAACAGACACCGACTGGCTAAAG GGGAGAAGTGCATTGTGGTTGAGAAAAAGTGGTTAACTCCCAGTGAATTTGAGAGGATTGCGGGAAAGCAGAGCAATAAGAACTGGAAGTGGAGCATTAAATGTATGGGCACCCCACTGGGAAAACTAATACAG GAAGGTCACCTGAAAGCAGGGAAGTACAAAGGAGGGTGTAAAAAG GCCAAGCAGCCCCTGTTCCCATCTGATCATTTAACAG TGTCTGAcagagaagaagatgaagaggaggactGTGACCTGGACATGGAAGAACAGGTTTCGTCAAGCAGCAGAGAAAGTTTCACAGATGTGACAG ATGAAGGAGGAGAGCTGGAGGAACAGACTGAGCAGCAGCCAGAAGCCAGCAATGACAGTGGCAGGAAGGTGTTCAAAGTTACATGTGGAGCTTTAGCAGGGACCTTACACAAAAAACGATTTGCGTCGG GGACTTGTGGGAAGAGTATTCGCACTGAGACGACCTGGATGACCCCAGTGGAGTTTGTGAAGAAGGCGTTAGATCAGACAAGTAGCTGCTGGAGGAAAGACATCCAGTGGGAAGGGGAACCAATCAGTGTCCTCTTGGAG GCAAAGACCTTGGAGGTCCACTCACTGCTGTGCATCTGCAAACTGTGCAAACCAGATTGTAAAGACCTG CTGTCACGTCTGTCTTGGCAGGAGAATCAGAAAAACGATGATGAGTGTAACATCTGTAAAactggagaagaagaagaagaagagttgGTGGTGTGTGATCACTGCCCCCGCTCCTTCCACCAGAAATGTCACCTGCCTCATGTAGAAGACGCCTTGTTAGG GGACAATAGTCTATGGATGTGTACATTCTGTGTATTTCGAACCACTAAAGAGTGGCTTTACATGGATGAGCTGGAAAGAGAAGCAGCCATGTCTCGCCAAATATCCCATTGCATGCTG CAATGCCAGTATCTCCTTCTGTATCTGTGCGATGCTGACGAGGATCAAATATTTACTACAAACCCATGCCTCTAT TTGTTAGACTACTCCACTAAGATCACGACTCCGATGTGGCTGGGTAATGTAGCAGACAAACTTCAGAAGCAACTCTACCAGACTGTTGGAGAGTTTGTGTCCGACGTCCAGCTCATTTTCACCAACTGTGCTTCATACAACAGA gacaAGGCGGAATTCCTCGCCATGGGCAACAGACTGAAGAATTTATTTGATGAGGAATTTAACAATGTGTTCAACATCAAAGAACAGACTGTTGAATGA
- the sp100.1 gene encoding nuclear body protein SP140-like protein isoform X3: MDPMDWLENEELLRFFHRHKTEMSCLEKPHTFLSQLRDHDLVAEDKYKKVSRMKSKDNMRKGLYEILDWLERKQSERIKTFWSCVFKETIMNQYPTLRLLHKSLLDGSFHFEVPESVEKEEADEGKRKELSEDEEEGEKKQKTSVKQKRKLRSRSVCDNDDEEEEQAGPSSQFTPRKKSKKLRFLSDREEDEEEDCDLDMEEQVSSSSRESFTDVTDEGGELEEQTEQQPEASNDSGRKVFKVTCGALAGTLHKKRFASGTCGKSIRTETTWMTPVEFVKKALDQTSSCWRKDIQWEGEPISVLLEAKTLEVHSLLCICKLCKPDCKDLLSRLSWQENQKNDDECNICKTGEEEEEELVVCDHCPRSFHQKCHLPHVEDALLGDNSLWMCTFCVFRTTKEWLYMDELEREAAMSRQISHCMLQCQYLLLYLCDADEDQIFTTNPCLYLLDYSTKITTPMWLGNVADKLQKQLYQTVGEFVSDVQLIFTNCASYNRDKAEFLAMGNRLKNLFDEEFNNVFNIKEQTVE, encoded by the exons ATGGACCCGATGGATTGGCTTGAGAATGAGGAACTTTTGCGGTTTTTCCACCGCCATAAAACCGAAATGTCCTGCCTGGAGAAACCGCACACCTTTCTCAGCCAGCTCAGGGACCACGACCTGGTCGCAGAGGACAAATACAAA AAAGTCAGTCGCATGAAGAGTAAAGACAACATGAGGAAAGGTCTTTATGAAATTCTGGACTGGTTGGAGAGAAAACAATCGGAGCGCATCAAGACGTTCTGGAGTTGCGTCTTCAAGGAGACCATCATGAACCAGTATCCCACCCTGCGGCTTCTGCACAAAAGTCTCCTGGACG GGTCTTTCCATTTTGAAGTGCCCGAGAGCGTGGAAAAGGAAGAGGCAGATGAAGGGAAAAGGAAGGAGCTTTcagaagatgaggaggagggagagaagaagcAAAAAACCTCTGTGAAACAGAAGAGAAAACTAAGAAGCAGGAGCGTGTGCGAtaatgatgatgaggaggaggagcaggccGGTCCATCATCTCAGTTCACTCCAAGGAAAAAATCCAAGAAACTACGCTTCT TGTCTGAcagagaagaagatgaagaggaggactGTGACCTGGACATGGAAGAACAGGTTTCGTCAAGCAGCAGAGAAAGTTTCACAGATGTGACAG ATGAAGGAGGAGAGCTGGAGGAACAGACTGAGCAGCAGCCAGAAGCCAGCAATGACAGTGGCAGGAAGGTGTTCAAAGTTACATGTGGAGCTTTAGCAGGGACCTTACACAAAAAACGATTTGCGTCGG GGACTTGTGGGAAGAGTATTCGCACTGAGACGACCTGGATGACCCCAGTGGAGTTTGTGAAGAAGGCGTTAGATCAGACAAGTAGCTGCTGGAGGAAAGACATCCAGTGGGAAGGGGAACCAATCAGTGTCCTCTTGGAG GCAAAGACCTTGGAGGTCCACTCACTGCTGTGCATCTGCAAACTGTGCAAACCAGATTGTAAAGACCTG CTGTCACGTCTGTCTTGGCAGGAGAATCAGAAAAACGATGATGAGTGTAACATCTGTAAAactggagaagaagaagaagaagagttgGTGGTGTGTGATCACTGCCCCCGCTCCTTCCACCAGAAATGTCACCTGCCTCATGTAGAAGACGCCTTGTTAGG GGACAATAGTCTATGGATGTGTACATTCTGTGTATTTCGAACCACTAAAGAGTGGCTTTACATGGATGAGCTGGAAAGAGAAGCAGCCATGTCTCGCCAAATATCCCATTGCATGCTG CAATGCCAGTATCTCCTTCTGTATCTGTGCGATGCTGACGAGGATCAAATATTTACTACAAACCCATGCCTCTAT TTGTTAGACTACTCCACTAAGATCACGACTCCGATGTGGCTGGGTAATGTAGCAGACAAACTTCAGAAGCAACTCTACCAGACTGTTGGAGAGTTTGTGTCCGACGTCCAGCTCATTTTCACCAACTGTGCTTCATACAACAGA gacaAGGCGGAATTCCTCGCCATGGGCAACAGACTGAAGAATTTATTTGATGAGGAATTTAACAATGTGTTCAACATCAAAGAACAGACTGTTGAATGA